Sequence from the Pirellulales bacterium genome:
CGGTCGAACAACTCGGCCCCGTGCTCGGCAAGCAGGGCCTTGTTCGCGGTGACGACGTCTTTGCCGTTTTCCAGCAGCCGCAGCATGACGGTCCGCGCCGGTTCGAGCCCCCCCATGAGTTGGGCCACGAGCGTGATCTCGGGGTTGCAGACGACGTCGTCGAGCTTGTCGGTGAGCACTCCCGCGGGAAGGTCGCAGTCACGCGCCTTCTTCAGATCGCGGACGACCGCCTTTTCGAGCCAGAGGGTCCGCCCCGCGTGCCGGGCCGTGCGGTCGCCATGGTCGAGCAGAATGCGGGCGACCCCGCTGCCGACGGTTCCCAGGCCGATGATGCCGACTTTGGTTTTTTGCATGGCGGACTCGACCCGTACGGAACAAGCGATGTGAAAGGCGACGTTTTGCGGCACGCGAACCCCAAGCAAGCGGGGGTTGTCAGCCCCCCAGCGGCAGAGGACCACGTTGCGATGCATTGCGCCAGGGCCGCACCGGAGTTTGACTCCTCCCGGCCGCATCGCCCCTGCTATCCGCTCGGCGACGGGCCGTGCGTAAGCCTGCTATCGTACTCGCCGAATTCGAGCAACGTCAAACGGCGCCGTGGTTTGCGCCGCGACGGGGGGGCAGTAGAATCGGCGGACTTTCCGGGCGGGCGAAGGCGCCGGGGGCGGGGACGCCCCGGCTCGCTCGAATTGTCGCTGCTCGCCTGACCTCCGATCTCTCCCCCTTGGCCTCTCAACTCTGACCTCTCCGCGATGCCTCGCTATAACCCTGCGACGATCGAGCCCAAGTGGCAAGCCTTTTGGGAGCAGCACGCCACTTTCGCGGCGCCGCGGCTGCCGTTGGGGCCCAAGCTCTACGTGCTCGACATGTTCCCCTACCCCAGCGGCGACGGCCTGCACGTGGGGCACCCCGAGGGGTACACCGCCACCGATATCGTCTGCCGGGCGGCCCGCATGCAGGGCAGGAGCGTCGTCCACCCGATGGGATTCGATGCCTTCGGGTTGCCGGCCGAGGAACATGCGATCAAGACGGGCGAGCACCCCCGCGTGCAGACCGAGCGGAACATCGCCACGTTCCGTCGGCAACTGAAGATGCTCGGCTTCAGCTACGACTGGGGACGCGAGCTGGCCACGACCGACTTCGACTACGTCCGCTGGACGCAGTGGATCTTCCTGCAGATCTACGACACCTGGTTCGACGTTGAGACGCAGCGCGGCCGGCCGATCAGCGAATTGCCGATTCCCCCTGAGGTGAAGAAGCAGGGCGAGGGCGCAGTGCGCGCGTACCAGGATGAACGCCGCTTGGCGTACCAGAGCCACGCCCCCGTGAATTGGTGCCCGGCGCTGGGCACCGTGCTGGCGAACGAGGAGGTGATCGACGGCAAGAGCGAGCGCGGCGACCACCCAGTGGTTCGCATGCCGTTGCGGCAGTGGATGCTGCGGATTACGGCGTATGCCGATCGGTTGGAACGCGACCTGGAAGGGCTCGACTGGCACGACGGAATCAAGGCGCTGCAAAGGAACTGGATCGGACGCAGCACGGGCGCGGAGGTGGATTTCCAAATAGCCCCCGGTGATTCACCGGGGGCTCAATCGGCGAAGCGCGCATTTCCCGAGAAACCTGCCGACGACGTGCTCCGCATCTACACGACGCGCCCCGACACGCTGTTCGGCGCCACGTACATGGTGATCGCGCCGGAGCATCCGCTCGTCGACCGCCTCACGACCCCCGAGCATCGCGACGCGGTGAAGGCCTTTTGCCACGCTGCGTCGACCAAGAGCGATCTCGACCGCACCGAGCTCGCCAAGGAGAAAACCGGCGTCTTCACCGGCAGCTATGCGATCAATCCCGTCAACGGCGAGCCGATCCCCGTATGGGTCGCCGACTACGTGCTCATCAGCTACGGCACGGGCGCCATCATGGCCGTCCCGGCGCACGACGAGCGCGACTTCGAGTTCGCTAAGCAGTACGACATTCCCGTGCGCGCCGTCGTCCAGCCGCGGGACCCTGTCCCGCCGGCAGAAGCGGCCAAGATCCTCGCCGGCGAGCAAGTCTACGCCGAGCCCGGCGTCGCCATCAATTCGGGCAAGTTCAACGGCTTGACGACCGACGAGTTCAAAAAGCAGATCACCGCTTGGCTCGCCGAGCGGGGGCTCGGGCGCGAGGCGGTCAACTACAAGCTTCGCGACTGGCTGTTCAGTCGGCAGCGGTTTTGGGGCGAGCCGTTCCCGATCCTCCACGAGCTTGACGCCGACGGCCAGCCGACCGGCCGCGTGCGTACGGTTCCCGAGGATCAACTGCCGGTCGACCTGCCGCACCTCGACGACTACAAGCCTCACGGCCGGCCCGAACCCCCGCTCGACAAGGCGCCGGCGGAGTGGCTCTACCCGGTCGTCGACGGTGTGCGCTACAAGCGCGAGACGAATACGATGCCCCAGTGGGCCGGTTCGTGCTGGTATTACTTGCGGTTCCTCGATCCGCGTAACGCCGACGCGGCGATCGACCCCGAGGTCGAGAAGGCGTGGATGCCGATCGACCTCTATGTCGGCGGGGCTGAGCATGCGGTGCTCCACCTGCTGTACTCGCGGTTCTGGCACAAGGTGCTCTACGACCGGGGGGTGGTCAGCACGCCCGAGCCGTTCCAGAAGCTCGTCAACCAGGGGATGATTCTCGGCGAGAACAACGAGAAGATGTCCAAGAGCCGGGGGAACGTCATCAACCCCGACGAAGTGGTGCGCGAGTACGGCGCCGACGCCCTGCGGCTGTACGAGATGTTCATGGGTCCGCTCGAGGCGACCAAGCCCTGGAGCATGGAGGGGGTCAACGGCGTCTACAACTTCCTGGGTCGAGTGTGGCGATTGATCGTCGACGACCGGGCCGACGAGATCGCCTTGCATCCTGCGATGACGACTGCGGACCCCGACGAGGAGGAGTTGCGGGTGGTTCACCGCACGGTGAAGGCGGTGACCGACGACCTGACGAAGCTGCAGTTCAACACGGCGATCGCCCGGATGATGGAGTTCACCAACCATTTCACCAAAGCCGAGCGGCGTCCCAAGGCGTGTATGGAAACGCTCGTGCTGCTGCTTTCGCCGTTTGCGCCCCACCTGGGCGAGGAATTGTGGTCGATCCTGGGGCACGTCGACTCGCTCGCCTACGAGCCCTGGCCCCAGTACGACGAGGCCCTGCTCGCCGAGGCGACGATCGAGGTCCCGGTGCAGATCAACGGCAAGGTGCGCAGCAAGGTCCATGTCCCGGCCGACGCCTCACAGGCCGCAGTCCTGGACGCCGCCAAGGCCGACGCCAAGATCGCCGAGCAGCTTGCAGGCAAACAGATCGTCAAAGAGGTGTACGTCCCGGGACGTCTGGTCAACTTCGTGGTCAAGTGACTTTCCGAGACGTTTCCGCGAGCGCCCGTGGCTTCGCGACTCCTTCCTGGCAACTCTGTGACCTCTGCAATCTCTGTGGTAAAACGGTGACCGACGCCCGCGGTCGGGCGCTTTTCTTTCTGGAACAGGCAGCTTAAGGGTTCGGTGCTATGCGTAACGCTGTCGCGGTCGTGCTCGGTGGCGGACAGGGATCCCGGTTGAGGCCGCTTACCAACTATCGGTCGAAGCCCGCCGTGCCCCTGGCCGGCAAATACCGGCTGATTGACATCCCCATTTCGAACTGCCTCAACAGCGGGCTCAACCGCATCTACGTGCTGACGCAGTTCTTGTCGGTGAGCCTCCACCGGCACATCCGCGGCACGTACCGGTTCGACAACTTCAGCGGCGGATTCGTCGAGATTCTTGCCGCCCAGCAGACCATGGCCGAGGGGACCGACTGGTATCAGGGGACCGCCGACGCCGTGCGGAAGAACCTGCGTTACATGACCCAGGCGGGGATCGATTACGTGGTGATCCTCTCCGGGGATCAACTCTACCGCATGGACTTTGCGGCGATGCTGAGAACGCACATCGACTCGGGGGCCGACGCCACGATCGCCGCCAAGCCGTTCCACAGCAGCGAGGCCGACGCCCTGGGCGTGATGCGGATCGACGACTCGGGCCGGGTGATCGGCTTCGTCGAGAAACCGAAGACCGAGGAACAGCTCGCCAGCGTTCGCATGGATCCCGCCTGGTTCGACGCCCGCGGCGTGGTCAGCGGCGGGCGCGACTGTCTGGCGAGCATGGGAATCTACATCTTCTCCAGCCGCGTGCTCAGCGAACTGCTGGAAGGAGACAACCACCAGGATTTCGGCAAGGAAGTGTTCCCCCACGCCATCGATCGCCGCAAGGTGCAGGTCCACCTGTTCGACGGCTACTGGGAGGACATCGGAACGATCCGGTCGTTTTTCGACGCAAACCTGCAGCTCGCCCAGCCGAATGCGCCGTTCGACCTCACCGACGCGGTGGCGCCAATCTACACCCGGCCGCGGTTTTTGCCCCCGTCGCGGTTCGACGGGGCGAAGATCTCGGGAAGCCTCATCGCCGACGGGTGCGTCATCGAGCCGGGGGCGGTCATCGAGAACAGCGTCGTCGGCGTCCGCTGCCGGATCGGCCGAGGGGTGACGATCCGCAACAGCGTCCTGATGGGCGCCGACTTCTACGAGTCGCCGCGCGGACTGGCCGCGTCGGAAGGGGCGGGACTTCCGCCGATCGGGATCGGCGCGGGGGCGACGATCGAGGGGGCGATCGTCGACAAGAACTGTCGCATCGGCCCCGGGGCCCAAGTCGTCAACAACGACGGGATCGGCGAGGGAAAGGCGGGCGATTTCTGCATGGTGAGCGAGGGGATTTTGGTCGTCGAGAAAGACGCCGCTCTCCCCGCCAACTGGCGAGGCTAGCCGATTTGGGGCTCGGGCGCGGCTCGGTCAGTCGACGTGTCCAACCCAGCCAGTCCGCGCAACCCCACCCGCGACTCCCGCGCCGGCCCGCCCGGAGCCGACCGGTCGATGGTCGCCGAGCGGACTCCCGGGCATAATGAGGGGGTCCCCCCGCGGCGATCGCGCGACCTTGCCGCCGCCGGGGACGAACTGATCTCACCACGAATTCGCGGCTCGGTCCGATCGCTTGCCAGCGTCGATCGACGCACAGTTTCCTGCAGGAGCTACCTAGCCATGCGGCAGTTCTCGTTTACGAGTTTCATGACTTGCGGCGTTGCCGCCCTCGTTCTCGGAGCGACGGCTTCAGCCTACGCCGCCGAAACGGCGTACCTCGACGAACCGACTCCTCCGCCCCCGCCCAAGGCGATGGGCAAGCTGAAGATCCCTGAGAAGTACGAGGACGGAAAGGTCCGCGTCGAGCGCGAAGTGATCCGCATGTCGGACGACACGGTCGTCAATGACGGACTGTTCACCGAGTACTACCACGACGGCCAGAAGTTTGCTGAGGGGACCTTTAAGCAGGGGATCCACAACGGCACGTGGACCTTCTGGCATCCCAACGGCCAGATTTGCAAGGTCGTGACGTTCGTCGACGGGCTGCCCGACGGCGAATGGGACGTGTTCGACGAGAAGGGCAATCTCGCCGCCCACAAAGGGTACGCCAAGGGGCTCCGCGCCGGCACATGGACCACGTACTACGACGACGGCAAGACCCCGAAGATCGTTCAGTCCTGGAAGGACAACAAACTCACCGGCGAGCGGAGGACCTTCCACCCCAACGGGAAGGTGAATCAAGAGTCGCACTTCGTCGATGGCCTGCTCGACGGAATGGTCGTCGAGCACGACCCCTCCGGCCGCAAGACCGCCGAGGCGAACTTCAAGGCCGGCAAACGCGAAGGGAAGTTCACCCAGTGGGCGCCCGACGGCACGGCGACCGTTGTGAACTACCGCGACGACAAGCCCGTCATGGAGTGATCCGCCACTGGCGCCAATAGGAACCGCCTGCCGAAATCGCTGGTGACCAGAGCCGGCGAATTGTTGGGCTGCGATCATCGACGTTGTTCCGAGGTTGGCGAGAGCTCTGTCGGCAATTTTGGCGGCTGCCTGTTGCACAGCCCGGAACTCGGCTGCGACATTGCCGGTCCCCTGCCGACCCCGGGCCGACGGGGGGCATTTCTGATACAATCCCCCCGAACCGGGACGATCCGGCCGCGCCCGCGCGGGCCTACGCCGGGCCGAGCGCCGGTGAAGGCGACCCGGCGGCGTCCCGTCTCGCGGGTTGCCGCGGATCGGGCTTCCGCCGACTTCGCGCATTTCTCCTGTGAGCGTCACGACCATGGACGATTCGTCTCCGCCCCCCAAGAAACCCTCTGGCGCTCAACGAATCAATCTCGGCCCCCTCGTGCTGCTGTTGGTTCTGGGGTTCGCCGTGGCGATGGCGATAAGCGGCTCGTGGAGCGAGGTCAAGAGCCTTGCTTACACCGAGTTGCTCGACGCGATCGAGGCGGGGAACGTCGCCTCGGTGACGTTCGTCGGCGGGGACCACGTCAAAGGGGAGTTCAAACCTCCCGTCGAAGCGGCTGCGGGGGCGGCCCCGACGGCTGGCGAGGAGACGCCCTCGACGTCCGACGCACCCGCGTCAGCAGCCAAACCGGCCGCGGCGGAGAACAAACCGGCGCCGGGGCAGGTGTTCGTCTGCACGTTGCCGCCTCAAACCGGCGAGGCGTTTCTGCAAGCCCTGCGCGACGCCGGGGTGCAAGTCGCCGCTGAGGAGCCGGCCAATTACGGCGACATCCTGGCGCTGGCGACCTTCGCCCTGCTGGTGGCGATGATCATCGCCGCGTGGTCGATGATGCGTCGTACTCGCGAGCAGATGATGGGAGGCGGCATGCTGTCCGGCGTCACCAAGAGCCCGGCCCGCCGGTATGACGAACAGGCCCAGCGCGTCACGTTCGACGACGTCGCGGGACTGGGAGGAGTGAAAAGCGATCTCAAGGAATTGGTCGACTTTCTCAAGTCGCCCGAGAAGTTCCAGCGCCTTGGCGCCCAGCCCCCGAAAGGGGTGCTGCTGATGGGCCCCCCCGGCACCGGCAAGACGTTGCTGGCCCGCGCCGTCGCCGGCGAGGCAGGCGTGCCGTTCTTTTCGATCAGCGGGTCGGAGTTCATCCAACTTTTCGTGGGGGTCGGCGCCGGCCGGGTCCGCGACATGTTCAAGACCGCCAAGGAGAACGCCCCCTCGATCCTGTTCATCGACGAGATTGACGCGGTCGGCCGGCAGCGCGGAGCCGGGCTCGGCGGCGGTCACGACGAGCGCGAGCAGACGCTCAACCAGATCCTCAGCGAGATGGACGGCTTCACCCCCGCAAGCACCGTGATTGTCGTTGCCGCCACCAACCGGCCCGATGTCCTTGATCCCGCCCTGCTGCGTCCCGGGCGGTTCGATCGACACATCACCGTCGACCGTCCCACGGTCGCGGGGCGCAAGGCCTTGTTCGAGCTTCACGCCCGCAAGGTGCCGATTGACGAATCGGTCGACTTCGATCGCTTGGCTCGCGCCACCGTCGGACTCACCGGGGCCGACATCCGCAACATCGTCAACGAAGCGGCCCTTTGGGCCACGCGGCGGAACAAGGAGCACGTCGGCTCCGAGGATTTCGAGTACGCCCGCGACAAGGTCATCATGGGGGGCCGACGCGAAGAGGTTCTCAACGAGAAGGAAAAACTGGTCACCGCCTACCACGAGGCGGGGCACGCGGTGCTCGCCTGGCTGCTGCCGGGCAGCGACTTGGTGCACAAGGTGACGATCGTTCCGCGCGGGCGGGCCCTGGGAGTCACGCAACTGGTTCCCGAAGAGGACCGCCACAACATCTCGCAGCAGTCGCTCGAAGCCCGGATCGTGATGGGCCTGGGAGGCCGCACCGCCGAGAAGTTGCAGTTCGACGAATACAGCGCCGGCGCCGAGAGCGATCTGAAGATGGTCACGCAAATCGCCCGCCGTATGGTGACTCGCTGGGGGATGAGCGAACGCGTCGGGCCGATCGCCTACGCCAACAGCGAGGAGCATCCGTTCCTCGGTCGCGAAATCGTGCAGGAAGAACGGCAGTTCAGCGAACACACGGCCCGCATGATCGACGAGGAGGTCGCCCGGATCATCAACGACTGCGCCGAACGGGCCGTCGCCATGCTCGGCGAGCATCGCGACAAACTCGATAAACTGTCGCTAGCGCTGTTGGAAGACGAGGAGCTCGACGTCGACGAAATCGCCGCACTGATCGGCCCTTCGGTGAACGCCCCCCGAGCCGTCGTCGCCGATGCCGCGACTTAATCCCACCTTAATCACGCGATTCTCAACCCCTTGCCCCAGCTATGCCCGACGGACACCACGGACTCTCGCACGGCGTCTACTTCACGCTCAAAGATCGCAGCCCCGCGGCGTGCGCGGCGCTGGTGTCCGCGTGCAACAAGCACCTCCCCGAGCACGAGGGGCTCGTTCACATGAGCGTCGGAATCCGGGGCGAGCAGTATCAGCGGCCGGTCAACGACCAGGATTTCGACGTGGCGCTCACGCTCGTCTTTGCGACCGAGGCGGACCACGAGCGGTATCAAGTCTCGGCCCGGCACAAACAGTTCATCGCCGAGAACGCCCCGACGTGGGCCAAAGTCCGCGTCTTCGACGCCCTCATCGGCTAGCCCGCGAATAACGCCCGCGACGACGAGCGGGGGAGGCGCCCCCCTGACCGGGCCATCCCTCCCGCCCCCGAGCCACAGCGCCGGTTCGGCCCGCTTTTTCACGGGGCCGAAGCCCCGTGCGCCGGGGGCCGGAACGCCTCGGTCCGAGCGTGCCGCGACGCCCGGGTACGCTATACTTGGAGGAACCCGCGCCGCCGGCGCGATCCGGTCCCTTACCGCCTCCGCTTGCGTCTCAGCGATGCCCCCTGCGCCCGTGTTCAGCTCCGACCACTTCATCAACCGCGAGCTCAGTTGGCTCGACTTCAACGCCCGCGTGCTGGAAGAGGCCCAGGACGCCACCAACCCGTTGTTCGAGCGGCTCAAGTTCCTGTCGATCTTCAGTTCGAACCTCGACGAGTTCTTCATGGTTCGAGTGGCGGGCTTGCGCGAGCAGGCCTTCGGCGGCGCCGCTCCTCAAGACACGGCTGCCGACGGGCTCGACTCGCTGACCCAGTTGCAGCGCATCTCCGAACGCGTCCGCGCCCTGGTGCAGCAACAGTACGCGTGCTGGAACGACGCCGTCCGCCCCGCGCTCGCCGAGCAGGGGATCCGCATCCTCCGCGAGGACGAACTCGACAAGCCGCAGCGCAAGGAGGTCGCCGCGTTCTTCCGCCAGCGGGCGTTCCCCGTGCTGACCCCCATGGCGATCGATCCCAGCCACCCCAGCCCGCGGTTCCACAATCGGGGGCTCTACCTCGGCGCGCTGTTGCACCGTATCAGCGGTCTCGGCCCGCGGACCCTGTTCGCGGTCGTGCAGATCCCGCAGGTCCTCCCGCGGCTTGTCCCGGTCGGCGAGGGGAGCGACTACGCCTTCGTGATGCTCGAGGACGTCATCGCGTCGAAGCTCCCCGAGTTGTTCGGCGGGTACGAGATCGCCCGCAGCGCGTCGTTCCGCATGACGCGCGACATGGACTACGAACTGTTGGATCAAGAGGGAGACGACTTGCTGCGGGCCATCGAAGGCCGCTTGCGCGCTCGCCAACGGGCCGAGGCCGTGCGGCTGGAAGTCTCGCGCGAGATGGGACGCGACTTCCTCGCGATGCTCATCGACGAAGAGGGGATCCGCGAGAACCTCGACGTCGCGGGGGGGCTCTACACCGAAGTCTACCGCATCGACGGCATGATCGACATGACGGGCCTCGGCGAGCTGACCCGGCTGGCCGGCAAGGACGCGCTCTGCGACCCGCCGTTCGTCCCCCGGCGCCCTCCGGGGCTGCGCAGCGGGGTCGACATCTTCTCGCAGATCGCCGATCACGACGTGCTGCTCCACCACCCGTTCGACTCCTTCGACCCGGTCGTCGAATTCGTCCGCACCGCGGCCGAGGATCCGCACGTCCTGGCGATCAAGCAAACCCTGTATCGCACCAGCGGCGACAGCCCCATCGTCAAAGCCCTCAGCTTGGCCGCCGAGAACGGCAAGCACGTCACGGCCCTGGTCGAGCTCAAGGCCCGCTTCGACGAGGCGAACAACATCAGCTGGTCTCGGCAGATGGAACGCTCGGGGGTCCACGTCGTCTACGGCTTCATGGATCTTAAGACCCACTGCAAGCTTGCCCTGGTCGTCCGGCAGGAAGGGGGCAAGGTCCGCCGCTACGTCCACCTGGGGACCGGCAACTACAACCCGACCACCGCCCGACTGTACACCGACCTGGGACTGTTCACCGCCGACCGGCAGATCGCCGACGACTCGACGGCGTTGTTCAACTTCCTCACCGGGTACTCGCAAGGGCACGAGTGGAAGAAACTGGTCGTGGCGCCCACGGACCTTCACCGCCGTACGATCGAGCTCATTGACGAACAAGCCGAGCGCTCCGCCGCGGGGAAGCCGGCTCGGATCTTCGCCAAGCTCAACTCGCTGGTCGACTCGCCGACGATCGAGGCCCTGTACCGCGCCAGCCAAGCGGGGGTTCCGATCGATCTGGTGATCCGCGGCATTTGCTGCCTGCGGCCCGGCATGCCGGGATTGTCCGAGACGATCCAGGTCCGCAGCATCGTCGACCGGTTCCTCGAACACAGCCGCATCATGGTGTTCGGCGAGGGCGCCAAGGCGCAGGTCTATCTGGGAAGCGCCGACTGGATGCCGCGGAACTTCACGCGCCGGGTCGAGGTGATGTTCCCGGTCGAGGCGCCCGCCCTGCGCGAGCGGGTCATTGAGGAAATCATCCCCGCGTACCTGCAGGACAACGCTCGGGCCCGGGTCCTGATGCCCGACGCCAGCTACGTCCGCGCCGCCGCGTGGCACGGCGAACCGGACCGCCGCGCCCAATGCGACTTGCTCGCGTTGGCCGCCTCGAGCGCGCTGCCCAAGGTGGGCGAACCGGCGATCGTCAAATCGAGCGAAAAATCCCCCGACCCGTCCTCGGGCAAGGGGAAGGCCGCGGGATAAGGCGTCTGAGTTAAGGGGCGATCGCTGGCGTACGCAGATGAGCTAGTCGCTGGGAGATCGGGCGCTATCGTAGTCGCTTCAATCGCTTCTTCGCCCGCTCTTTGATCCGCGTCGTCAGCCGCTTCGTCTTGCGAGCGACGTCTTCGCCCGCTTCGTCGGCCAGGACCAGGTCGTGCAGGCAGGCGACGTAGTTTACCTGGAGATGATCGGTGAAGTGGTCGATGCGCCGCTCCTTGAGCCCGTGCCAGAACCCGCGCAGCCGGTCCTTGGTCCGCTGCCAACCCGACAGCCGCCGCAGCTTGCCGTGGGCGTTGAAGTACATCTCCTTGCCGGCGTGACGATAACCAAACCACGGCGGCGGGACGCGGGTGACGACGTCGTTGTTGTTGACCCAGCGGAAGTGGGGAAGCCGCACGTGATTCACGTACGCCCGATCCCCCACGCGGGGACTGCCGAAGGTATGGACCCCGGCGGGTTCCGACTCGATGAACGAGATCTTGCACCGTCCCGCGCAGATCGCCGCCATGGCGCCCCCCAGCGAGTGGCCGGTGAACCACAGCGTCTTGGCGTTTGTCTCGAGCGATTCCTCGAGCTGGGGCCACAGGTGGTCCACCTCTTCCTTGAACCCCCGGTGGACGCGCCCTACGGTCTCGGCCACCGCCCACAGGGCGTTGCAGTCGGCCTTGATGTCGTTCCAGTCGTGGGGCTCGGTCCCGCGGCAGACAACGATCGCGTCGTGCTCGTTCGAGAGCATATACGCCTGCGCCCCGTCTTCGTCGAAGAACTGCAACTCGGTCAGTCCGATTTGTTCGGCCAACCGACGGGCAATCGGCTCGATGTAGTAGGCGACGTCGGCCAACTCGGCCAGCAGCAGCGCTTGCCGCCAGAAGCTCAACTCGCTGACGGGACCGGCGAGGGGCGTGCTGCGCCACTCGTGGGGGAGGCGGTCAGCGACGGCCTCGGTCGGCCGCTCCGGGGGGCGGATTTGGCGGGCCAGAACTCCCATCGACGCATGGCTCCTGCGCGCGAGTCAGGTGAAGGCGACGCGGCGGCTTACGGATTCTACAGAAAGTCGTTCACCGCCGCGAAGTGCAGGGGAAGTTTTCTTGACGACGGCGACGCTTGCCGCAGGCAACGCTGGCAAGTTGGAGGGATTGCAGCAGCGATTCGCAACCGCCCGTCAGGCCGCTTGCGGCTTGGGAGAGGAGTTCCGCTTCGCACGCCGCCACAGTTCTGCGAGGGCTTCAGGGAGCGAACGGGCCTCGCACCGGCGATACGGGCTGTCGGCCGGAAGATCGCGCATCAGCCGACGATGAGCCTCGGGCAGGGCATGGTACGGCATCGACGGAAACACGTGGTGCAAGGCGTGGAATCGCAGCCCGATCGGCGCCCACAAGCCCCCCGTGATCGGGTGATAGGGGTAGTTCACCGAATCGAGCAATTGGTCGACGAAGTTCATTTGCGAGCCGTCGTTCGTCCAGCGATGGGCGCCCAGGGTCCGCAGGGCGTTGATCCCCACGATGAAGACGCCGGTCAGATACGCCTGCACGACGAACCAGGGGGAGAGCCGCTCGTCGAACAGAATCCCCCCTGCGTAAACCATCCGCACGACGATGAACCAGATCACCGCCATGCACCCCAGTTCCTGCAGACGGATAATCCGCAAGGTGCGCTTCGTGGGAAGCGGCCGCAGGTACTTGGGGTCCATGACCATCGACGAGGCGTGCTGATGCACCCAGTCGCGAATTCGCGGACTGATCCAAGTGAGCGGCGTCAGCAACCCCCACCGTACGATCGCCAAAATGGGAATCACCAGCACCTGCGACAGGTAATACAGCAATTGCCCGACGGGCAGATTGGCCAGCGGGATGTATTCGCCGTCGTGCTCCGTGCCGTACATCTTCCGACGATGGTGATCGATGTGCGTGTAGTACACAAACGTCGGGATCAAAAACGGAATCCCCACCAGCAGGTTCCACACGA
This genomic interval carries:
- a CDS encoding fatty acid desaturase, whose product is MSAAPALDFDSDHLDESSPRFSLAEARRIVGDFFRPNPWIYWTDLLASYAVGMTAFALVLHPERLVDNRFWKAEALAASTGWHWPATIALFVVSALLIYRCSLFIHELVHIPANQFTAFRFVWNLLVGIPFLIPTFVYYTHIDHHRRKMYGTEHDGEYIPLANLPVGQLLYYLSQVLVIPILAIVRWGLLTPLTWISPRIRDWVHQHASSMVMDPKYLRPLPTKRTLRIIRLQELGCMAVIWFIVVRMVYAGGILFDERLSPWFVVQAYLTGVFIVGINALRTLGAHRWTNDGSQMNFVDQLLDSVNYPYHPITGGLWAPIGLRFHALHHVFPSMPYHALPEAHRRLMRDLPADSPYRRCEARSLPEALAELWRRAKRNSSPKPQAA
- a CDS encoding lipase family protein; the encoded protein is MGVLARQIRPPERPTEAVADRLPHEWRSTPLAGPVSELSFWRQALLLAELADVAYYIEPIARRLAEQIGLTELQFFDEDGAQAYMLSNEHDAIVVCRGTEPHDWNDIKADCNALWAVAETVGRVHRGFKEEVDHLWPQLEESLETNAKTLWFTGHSLGGAMAAICAGRCKISFIESEPAGVHTFGSPRVGDRAYVNHVRLPHFRWVNNNDVVTRVPPPWFGYRHAGKEMYFNAHGKLRRLSGWQRTKDRLRGFWHGLKERRIDHFTDHLQVNYVACLHDLVLADEAGEDVARKTKRLTTRIKERAKKRLKRLR
- the ppk1 gene encoding polyphosphate kinase 1: MPPAPVFSSDHFINRELSWLDFNARVLEEAQDATNPLFERLKFLSIFSSNLDEFFMVRVAGLREQAFGGAAPQDTAADGLDSLTQLQRISERVRALVQQQYACWNDAVRPALAEQGIRILREDELDKPQRKEVAAFFRQRAFPVLTPMAIDPSHPSPRFHNRGLYLGALLHRISGLGPRTLFAVVQIPQVLPRLVPVGEGSDYAFVMLEDVIASKLPELFGGYEIARSASFRMTRDMDYELLDQEGDDLLRAIEGRLRARQRAEAVRLEVSREMGRDFLAMLIDEEGIRENLDVAGGLYTEVYRIDGMIDMTGLGELTRLAGKDALCDPPFVPRRPPGLRSGVDIFSQIADHDVLLHHPFDSFDPVVEFVRTAAEDPHVLAIKQTLYRTSGDSPIVKALSLAAENGKHVTALVELKARFDEANNISWSRQMERSGVHVVYGFMDLKTHCKLALVVRQEGGKVRRYVHLGTGNYNPTTARLYTDLGLFTADRQIADDSTALFNFLTGYSQGHEWKKLVVAPTDLHRRTIELIDEQAERSAAGKPARIFAKLNSLVDSPTIEALYRASQAGVPIDLVIRGICCLRPGMPGLSETIQVRSIVDRFLEHSRIMVFGEGAKAQVYLGSADWMPRNFTRRVEVMFPVEAPALRERVIEEIIPAYLQDNARARVLMPDASYVRAAAWHGEPDRRAQCDLLALAASSALPKVGEPAIVKSSEKSPDPSSGKGKAAG